In Erigeron canadensis isolate Cc75 chromosome 1, C_canadensis_v1, whole genome shotgun sequence, a single window of DNA contains:
- the LOC122585990 gene encoding uncharacterized protein At4g22758, giving the protein MSEKPPHRRLPGNRKFRPLHSLTSSTRKFPTRQVVIRRKPKKPLNKFIRRCYSEPVMDHYIDVVGGTVDDHEEDVFIQPQACGDACWSSPDIVFPYSPQNVEGYKEDSKVVMNVTVEGSPGPVRAMVKLGSSVEETMKIVKRQYMLEGRSPQLDQCSISAFELHSSYFSLQCLDASDKIGDIGSRSFFMRKCSNDDSYMRSGIISTKTNNSAPPNPIILFPHFISHNFKKIGRLSNKLLRIFGCVDE; this is encoded by the exons atgtCAGAGAAGCCTCCCCATAGAAGGCTTCCGGGCAACCGGAAATTCAGGCCTCTACATTCTTTGACGTCGTCTACTCGTAAATTTCCAACTCGTCAAGTAGTAATTCGCCGAAAGCCAAAGAAGCCGTTGAATAAGTTCATTAGAAGATGCTACTCGGAGCCTGTGATGGATCACTATATCGATGTTGTTGGTGGCACGGTTGATGATCACGAAGAAGACGTATTTATCCAACCTCAGGCTTGTGGCGACGCCTGCTGGTCGTCACCGGATATAGTGTTTCCATATTCTCCACAAAATGTTGAG GGGTACAAGGAGGATTCAAAGGTGGTGATGAATGTAACAGTTGAGGGAAGCCCAGGACCGGTCCGAGCAATGGTAAAATTGGGTTCAAGTGTAGAGGAAACAATGAAGATAGTTAAAAGACAATACATGTTAGAAGGCAGGAGTCCTCAACTTGATCAATGTTCCATTTCAGCCTTTGAGTTGCACTCATCTTACTTCAGTCTCCAAT GTTTGGATGCATCAGACAAGATCGGAGACATAGGTAGCAGGAGTTTTTTCATGCGTAAATGTTCAAACGACGACTCCTACATGAGATCTGGCATTATTTCAACGAAGACAAACAATTCTGCACCTCCAAATCCGATCATTCTCTTCCCCCATTTTATTTCtcataactttaaaaaaattgggAGACTGTCGAACAAACTTTTGAGAATATTTGGTTGCGTTGATGAGTGA
- the LOC122584802 gene encoding protein cornichon homolog 4-like, protein MGDILLWLLFFFVLIALLIMVVYQLMCFADLEFDYINPYDSASRINFVILPEFITQGVLCLIYLLTGHWVMFLLGLPYLYYNVRLYTRKQHLVDVTEIFNQLNWAKKERLFKLGYLIFLLFITLFWMIYSALDDDEM, encoded by the exons ATGGGGGATATACTATTATGGCTACTCTTCTTCTTCGTCCTCATTGCTCTCCTTATTATGGTTGTTTATCag CTTATGTGTTTCGCGGATTTAGAATTTGATTACATTAATCCTTACGACTCTGCATCTCGGATAAACTTTGTGATATTACCTGAATTTATTACACAAGGTGTTTTGTGCTTGATCTATCTTCTAACGGGACATTGGGTGATGTTTCTTCTGGGTTTGCCATACCTTTACTACAACGTGAGATT GTACACTCGGAAACAACACCTTGTGGACGTGACAGAGATCTTTAATCAACTCAATTGGGCAAAAAAGGAACGCCTTTTCAAGCTTGGATATCTTATATTTCTTCTCTTCATCACCTTATTTTG GATGATCTATAGCGCATTGGACGATGATGAAATGTAG
- the LOC122594044 gene encoding protein ALP1-like, with protein MSMYFVDEPMFEDDVFRTRYRMSRRLFLKIVEDITASFPWFRSSPNATGIRGFSAIQKCTCALRQLAYDNLADNYDKGLSFSTRTAHECLDNFCIAIKHLYGEEYLRYPTSHDVARLYEVHEARHHFPGMIGSIDCTHWTWRNCPHSLRGQYHRGDHERPTIILEVVASYDLWFWHAYFGVVGSNNDINVLKQSPLFIPEVNGKSPEYGFTVNGRRYNRGYYLGDDIYPPWSCFVKAYAYPVARKEKITKKLQESARKDIEQAFELLKNKWAIIDRPAHMSDKKKITNAMYACVILHNMILKDDNNAISPVYIRDPPNDLRASDPNFLYNLRNEETDYMLRRDITEHVGDIDIDV; from the coding sequence ATGTCCATGTACTTTGTGGATGAGCCGATGTTTGAGGACGATGTCTTCCGTACGAGATATCGTATGTCGAGGaggttgtttttgaaaatcGTGGAAGATATCACTGCATCATTTCCATGGTTTCGCTCTTCGCCGAATGCGACGGGTATTAGAGGGTTTTCGGCAATTCAAAAGTGCACGTGCGCGCTACGGCAACTAGCGTATGACAACCTCGCCGACAACTATGATAAGGGGTTGTCGTTCTCTACTAGAACGGCACATGAGTGTCTAGACAACTTTTGCATCGCCATAAAGCATCTTTATGGTGAAGAGTATTTGCGTTATCCGACTAGCCACGATGTTGCGCGTTTATATGAGGTGCATGAAGCTAGACATCATTTTCCTGGCATGATCGGTAGCATCGATTGTACCCACTGGACTTGGAGAAATTGTCCACATAGTTTGCGTGGACAATACCACCGGGGTGATCATGAACGCCCGACTATCATACTTGAGGTCGTAGCTTCCTATGATTTATGGTTTTGGCATGCGTATTTTGGTGTTGTAGGGTCAAACAATGACATCAATGTTTTGAAGCAATCGCCATTGTTTATTCCCGAAGTGAATGGGAAGTCTCCTGAGTACGGCTTTACCGTAAACGGACGCCGTTACAACAGAGGATACTATCTAGGGGATGATATTTACCCACCTTGGTCTTGTTTTGTGAAGGCGTATGCTTACCCGGTCGCTCGTAAGGAGAAGATAACGAAGAAACTTCAAGAGTCCGCGAGAAAAGACATTGAGCAAGCATTCGAGCTTCTGAAGAACAAGTGGGCTATCATTGATCGACCGGCACATATGAGCGACAAAAAAAAGATCACTAACGCGATGTATGCGTGTGTtattttacataacatgatcCTCAAGGACGACAACAACGCGATATCACCAGTGTACATCAGGGATCCTCCTAATGATCTTCGTGCTAGCGATCCTAATTTTCTCTATAACTTACGTAACGAAGAGACGGATTACATGTTACGTCGTGATATTACGGAGCACGTGGGAGATATAGATATCGATGTTTAg